One Ranitomeya imitator isolate aRanImi1 chromosome 1, aRanImi1.pri, whole genome shotgun sequence DNA window includes the following coding sequences:
- the LOC138663708 gene encoding olfactory receptor 6B9-like — translation MVAHNESLMLEFMILGFPGSSGLQYLFFTLLLASYLLTLLSNIMIILITWKEACLQTPMYFFLRSFSFLEVCYITVTVPKILATITVQGRFISFIGCMTQLFFFFFLSSTECFLLGVMAFDRYLAICHPLQYPSLMTTSICRNLTIASWIVGFTTTFPPILLISQLTFCSNIVNHFFCDAPPLLKISCVDTFLNDLFDFICASIVIVTSFAVTLFSYVYIIITVLKIPTTKGKRKAFSTCGSHLTVVLIYYGSVIFMYVRPKVGFTFTLNRVVSVFYVVVTPILNPIIYCLRNKEVKESVKKHLASVILFY, via the coding sequence ATGGTGGCGCACAATGAAAGCCTAATGTTGGAATTCATGATTttgggttttcctgggtcttctggtCTACAGTACCTCTTCTTTACGCTACTCCTGGCCTCTTATTTGTTAACTCTTTTGAGCAACATAATGATCATCCTAATTACCTGGAAAGAAGCATGTCTTCAAACACCCATGTATTTTTTTCTCCGTAGTTTCTCATTTCTTGAAGTCTGTTACATAACTGTAACAGTCCCCAAAATTTTAGCAACAATCACTGTACAAGGTCGCTTCATTTCATTTATTGGCTGCATGACTcagttattttttttcttcttcttgagTTCTACAGAATGTTTTCTACTTGGTGTTATGGCCTTTGACCGTTATTTGGCAATTTGTCATCCTCTACAATATCCATCACTTATGACCACATCCATCTGTCGTAATCTAACCATAGCTTCTTGGATTGTCGGTTTTACAACTACTTTTCCTCCAATTTTACTGATCTCGCAGCTTACATTTTGCAGTAATATTGTTAACCATTTCTTTTGTGATGCACCTCCATTACTAAAGATTTCTTGCGTAGATACTTTTTTAAATGATCTTTTTGATTTTATATGTGCTTCTATAGTAATTGTAACATCGTTTGCTGTAACGCTTTTTTCTTATGTTTATATTATTATAACCGTTTTAAAAATCCCTACAACTAAAGGAAAAAGAAAAGCCTTTTCCACGTGTGGGTCTCATTTAACTGTTGTTCTTATCTATTATGGTAGTGTTATTTTTATGTATGTAAGACCAAAAGTGGGATTCACTTTTACGCTTAATCGAGTGGTGTCAGTCTTTTATGTTGTGGTTACACCGATTCTAAATCCCATTATATACTGTTTAAGGAACAAAGAAGTTAAAGAGTCAGTAAAAAAACATTTAGCTTCAGTCATCTTATTTTATTAA